One region of Candidatus Bathyarchaeia archaeon genomic DNA includes:
- a CDS encoding RAD55 family ATPase has protein sequence MKLLRLWIEGLDEMLGGGLPDKSVIVMTGEPGSGYDILAQQIMYQRALHNEKVAYFSTSRSAETLKEDLSTFGWNIAPLEEKGNWVHHHASVADAIQVMTENIPKAVAEGRWVILDSLSYLILTQKYYPVVQAVELLLENARKNGGIHFLLLTQKMHDTETETTMQHLADGVMEFTANETAGGIDRRIRIKKMRRAVYEPRLIPFNITERGITIETAVRIV, from the coding sequence GTGAAGCTTCTTCGATTGTGGATTGAAGGATTAGACGAAATGTTGGGCGGCGGCTTACCTGACAAAAGCGTAATTGTTATGACTGGCGAACCCGGCTCGGGATATGACATTCTAGCTCAACAAATAATGTACCAGCGTGCTCTTCACAATGAAAAGGTAGCCTACTTCTCAACCTCTCGGTCAGCTGAAACACTGAAAGAAGACTTGTCGACTTTTGGCTGGAATATTGCACCTTTGGAAGAAAAGGGCAACTGGGTCCATCATCACGCCTCTGTGGCGGATGCCATACAAGTCATGACCGAGAATATTCCGAAAGCTGTCGCCGAAGGTCGCTGGGTAATACTCGACTCACTCTCTTACCTCATTCTCACCCAGAAATACTATCCAGTCGTGCAAGCGGTGGAGCTTCTGCTCGAAAACGCTCGGAAAAACGGCGGAATCCACTTCTTACTGCTAACTCAGAAGATGCATGACACTGAGACTGAAACAACCATGCAACATTTGGCTGACGGAGTAATGGAGTTCACAGCAAATGAAACCGCAGGCGGAATCGACCGGCGTATAAGAATCAAGAAAATGCGCAGGGCAGTATACGAACCACGACTAATTCCCTTCAACATAACTGAACGCGGAATAACCATAGAAACAGCCGTCAGAATTGTCTAG
- a CDS encoding cupin domain-containing protein, whose product MNYSKSKRLRGYPKVITDFPEADIQVKGIKAWVAQGEKHQIVFFEMEPSAIVPEHWHDYAQWGLMIDGEMELTIDGKTQVCRKGDEYVIPAHARHHARFRRRSRVMDLFSEKTRYRTQSS is encoded by the coding sequence ATGAACTACTCAAAGAGCAAGCGATTACGTGGTTATCCCAAGGTTATAACAGATTTTCCAGAAGCCGACATTCAGGTTAAAGGCATAAAGGCATGGGTAGCGCAAGGCGAAAAACATCAAATAGTCTTTTTTGAAATGGAACCTTCTGCCATAGTACCAGAGCACTGGCATGATTATGCTCAATGGGGACTCATGATAGACGGGGAAATGGAATTAACCATCGATGGCAAGACACAAGTCTGCAGAAAAGGTGACGAATATGTCATTCCTGCTCATGCAAGACACCATGCTCGATTTCGAAGAAGATCAAGGGTTATGGATCTTTTCTCAGAAAAGACAAGATACAGAACACAATCTTCCTAG
- a CDS encoding DUF47 family protein, which produces MSELMKWFEKRRESKAMSTMQRHLALTMSTVEDLERAVKASVSLNDKEAKAAIERVTSSEREADRLRRTVMTELAGGELPPTDREDLMHLMKRVDMVADWCRESTRVLSAISMKDVPESLREAAVKMAEGVKECAAALRKAIGRMADKPEEALRAADEVERLEEKVDDLFEQSRQILGREEKLTVGVGILMNELYEAIEMAADWCEDACDQLRVIIIRR; this is translated from the coding sequence TTGAGTGAGCTTATGAAATGGTTTGAAAAAAGACGCGAATCAAAAGCTATGTCGACGATGCAACGCCACTTGGCGCTTACCATGTCTACAGTTGAAGACTTGGAAAGAGCGGTCAAGGCGTCGGTTAGCCTGAATGACAAAGAGGCTAAAGCTGCAATTGAGAGAGTAACAAGTTCGGAGCGGGAAGCTGATAGACTAAGGAGAACTGTTATGACTGAGCTGGCAGGTGGAGAGTTGCCGCCTACTGACCGAGAAGACCTGATGCACTTGATGAAACGAGTGGACATGGTAGCTGATTGGTGCAGGGAGTCAACGCGCGTGCTTTCAGCTATTTCAATGAAAGACGTGCCCGAAAGTCTTCGTGAAGCAGCCGTGAAAATGGCGGAAGGCGTCAAGGAATGTGCCGCTGCACTGCGAAAAGCAATTGGTCGTATGGCGGATAAACCTGAGGAAGCGTTACGGGCGGCTGATGAAGTTGAGAGGCTTGAGGAGAAGGTGGACGACCTCTTTGAACAGTCTAGGCAGATATTGGGTAGGGAGGAGAAACTCACGGTAGGCGTAGGCATTTTGATGAATGAGCTTTATGAGGCTATTGAGATGGCTGCTGACTGGTGTGAAGACGCTTGCGACCAACTGAGAGTGATAATAATCCGTCGATAA
- a CDS encoding GNAT family N-acetyltransferase, whose amino-acid sequence MAASIIVRKYQLDDHEQCRNLWRELTEWHREIYEDTKIGGEHPEDCFDKHLSKVGSDNLWVAVDVSSVVGLIGLIVEEREAEIEPLIVSKAYRGRGIGTQLIRYVINEARGRGTRNLNVKPVARNRKTIQFLYEQGFKNLGFIELFMDLSGHVWKPGPKIFECDFNY is encoded by the coding sequence ATGGCCGCATCAATCATTGTCCGCAAATATCAGCTTGACGACCACGAGCAATGCCGCAACTTGTGGAGGGAACTAACCGAGTGGCACCGCGAGATCTATGAGGACACGAAAATCGGAGGAGAGCATCCAGAAGACTGTTTTGACAAACATCTTAGCAAGGTGGGATCAGACAATCTTTGGGTCGCAGTTGATGTTTCAAGCGTAGTCGGACTCATCGGTCTGATCGTCGAGGAAAGGGAAGCAGAGATAGAGCCTCTCATAGTTTCCAAGGCTTACAGAGGCAGAGGAATAGGAACGCAATTAATACGCTACGTCATCAATGAAGCGCGAGGGCGAGGCACAAGAAACCTCAACGTAAAGCCGGTGGCTCGAAACCGCAAGACGATACAATTCCTGTATGAACAGGGGTTCAAGAACCTTGGGTTCATCGAGCTATTCATGGACTTGTCTGGGCACGTATGGAAACCCGGGCCCAAAATCTTCGAATGCGATTTTAACTACTAA
- a CDS encoding nitroreductase family protein, which translates to MDVIEAIKSRRSVRAFTDQPVSEEEVEKLIDAARWAPSAGNIQPWEFIVARDPEVKRGLCEAALNQKFIEEAPVVIVVCANPARSGQGYGSRGINLYCLQDTAAATQNILLAAHAMELATCWVGAFKEEKAKQVLNAPDGLRPIAIIPVGHADENPRARPRRSLSDIVHREAFGRK; encoded by the coding sequence TTGGATGTTATTGAGGCCATAAAGAGTCGCAGAAGCGTAAGAGCCTTCACTGATCAACCAGTATCAGAGGAAGAAGTCGAAAAGCTGATTGACGCGGCACGGTGGGCGCCTTCAGCAGGCAACATTCAACCTTGGGAATTCATTGTAGCTCGAGACCCGGAGGTCAAACGTGGCTTATGCGAGGCTGCGTTGAACCAGAAGTTCATTGAAGAAGCTCCAGTCGTCATAGTGGTGTGCGCCAATCCAGCGAGATCGGGCCAAGGCTATGGTTCAAGAGGCATCAACCTCTACTGTCTGCAAGACACAGCGGCGGCTACACAAAACATTCTGCTAGCAGCGCACGCCATGGAATTAGCTACATGCTGGGTAGGAGCCTTCAAAGAAGAAAAAGCCAAGCAAGTCTTGAACGCGCCTGACGGCCTGAGACCTATTGCCATCATCCCAGTTGGTCACGCTGATGAAAACCCTCGAGCAAGACCCAGAAGATCCTTAAGTGACATTGTTCATCGCGAAGCCTTTGGACGGAAGTAG
- a CDS encoding 60S ribosomal protein L22: MSNMVIDISELRAAESELIKELEDFLKERVKAKISVADREITLEPAEKGEMPSKDYLRVLLKKYLHRAELKEDFRVIAGKESTFMIKERKMAGEAE, from the coding sequence TTGTCTAACATGGTAATTGATATTTCTGAATTGCGCGCTGCCGAGAGCGAGCTGATAAAGGAGCTTGAGGATTTCCTCAAGGAACGAGTCAAAGCTAAAATCAGTGTGGCTGATCGAGAAATCACTTTGGAGCCTGCTGAGAAAGGGGAAATGCCCTCAAAAGACTACCTTCGAGTGCTTCTGAAGAAGTATTTGCACAGGGCTGAGCTGAAAGAGGACTTTCGAGTGATCGCTGGCAAAGAAAGCACATTCATGATCAAAGAACGTAAGATGGCTGGCGAAGCCGAGTAG
- a CDS encoding ABC transporter permease subunit, translating into MANSNIVKYLDRLSSQPVLRHLIYSCSLVFFFGIILIPPILGIFLKWNTIGEMFQDPTLMARASSAIYASFAIAFLVAFLDLIAGLPLAWFVARGKSRWLSIIDTLADLPFIIPTVTLGYSLLLFWNQSEGVSRFFVGGALVPEGWLLIALLHFAFSYPAAVRVIVGAILDYKVVYEEAARTLGAPPVTADRTVTLPILRSSLIAAFTLAFSRSLSETGATVIVAGVFETGVVFINNTRAQGQEGPMVFVSFVLILAASLVYLAIRLLGPRFKMPVKRVWPYAERKLSGFKVRVFRDSLTSLVFFVFVLIPSLFIVLPIIGAVMGGTLNQAIAGVGVWQGYWQSLLLSYLVATIVTLLNVLFSLPMAVLIARKRWGAGTSTALDVLSNVPLIVPSIALGASMAIFWKNFAFIPEVALIIFAHLSITYPYFVRAMVGTIERVTMDLEEASRTLGARPFAVFRTIILPLSKYSLFAGTIMMFARSVDETGATLAVVTQLKTVPVLLVGWVKKTTVPLATPLDIALGAGVLVLFSFIILLVLRLVVRGRY; encoded by the coding sequence TTGGCAAACTCCAACATAGTGAAATATCTTGATCGGCTTTCGTCTCAACCCGTTTTGCGACATCTGATTTACTCTTGTTCATTAGTCTTCTTTTTCGGGATAATTCTCATTCCGCCTATTTTGGGCATTTTTCTCAAGTGGAACACCATAGGCGAAATGTTTCAAGATCCAACTTTGATGGCGAGAGCGTCGTCAGCGATTTACGCGTCATTCGCCATCGCCTTTCTGGTTGCCTTTCTCGACCTGATCGCAGGGCTACCTCTCGCATGGTTTGTTGCTAGAGGCAAATCACGATGGCTTAGCATAATCGACACGCTGGCAGACTTGCCGTTTATTATACCAACGGTAACGCTCGGCTACTCCCTTCTTTTGTTCTGGAACCAGTCGGAGGGGGTCTCTCGGTTTTTTGTCGGTGGTGCTCTTGTTCCAGAAGGTTGGCTATTAATCGCGCTGCTGCACTTTGCATTTTCCTATCCAGCGGCGGTCAGAGTCATCGTTGGCGCAATCTTAGACTACAAAGTAGTGTATGAGGAAGCCGCAAGGACATTGGGCGCTCCCCCTGTCACTGCTGACAGAACCGTGACACTGCCCATCTTAAGGTCAAGTCTTATTGCAGCTTTTACTCTGGCTTTTTCAAGGTCGCTTAGTGAAACTGGGGCAACCGTTATTGTGGCGGGAGTTTTCGAAACAGGCGTCGTCTTCATCAACAACACTAGGGCTCAAGGCCAAGAAGGTCCAATGGTGTTTGTAAGTTTCGTGTTGATACTAGCTGCGAGTCTGGTGTATCTCGCCATTAGATTGCTCGGGCCAAGGTTCAAGATGCCCGTGAAACGAGTCTGGCCGTATGCTGAGAGAAAGTTAAGTGGTTTCAAAGTCAGAGTTTTCAGGGATTCCTTAACAAGCCTCGTATTCTTTGTCTTCGTGCTGATTCCCTCCCTCTTCATTGTCTTGCCGATTATCGGCGCTGTTATGGGCGGCACGCTGAATCAAGCGATAGCGGGCGTGGGCGTTTGGCAAGGCTACTGGCAGAGTCTTCTCTTGTCCTATTTGGTGGCAACCATAGTTACATTGCTCAACGTCCTGTTCAGCTTGCCCATGGCAGTGTTGATTGCTCGAAAAAGATGGGGCGCTGGAACTTCCACGGCTTTGGATGTGCTCTCAAATGTTCCGTTGATTGTTCCATCCATTGCGTTAGGAGCGTCGATGGCCATTTTCTGGAAAAACTTCGCGTTCATTCCCGAGGTAGCTTTGATAATATTTGCCCATCTATCCATCACCTATCCATATTTCGTTAGAGCAATGGTTGGAACCATAGAGAGGGTAACTATGGACCTTGAGGAAGCCTCTCGCACTCTCGGAGCCAGACCCTTCGCAGTCTTCAGAACCATCATCTTGCCCTTGAGCAAATACTCTCTGTTCGCTGGAACCATAATGATGTTCGCAAGAAGCGTTGACGAGACAGGCGCAACCTTGGCCGTCGTAACCCAATTGAAGACTGTGCCGGTTTTGCTCGTAGGCTGGGTTAAGAAAACAACAGTCCCACTTGCCACGCCTTTAGACATTGCCTTAGGTGCCGGGGTGCTCGTCTTATTCTCTTTCATTATCCTCTTGGTTTTGAGGCTGGTTGTGAGAGGGCGGTATTGA
- a CDS encoding adenylosuccinate synthetase, with protein sequence MPCSVVVCGFFGDTGKGKVISYLALKDKLDITARGGVGPNAGHTVVFEGRKYGLRMLPSAFMQKKCRLLIGPGVLINPEILLQEVEQTKSKGRVGVDPQCAIIEARHIEADKAGHLARNIKTTGTGTGPCNAERALRKVKLARDVPELQKHLADVPLEVNRAIDEGKHVLIEGTQGTYLSLYHGTYPYVTSKDVTASAACSDVGVGPSKIDDVIVVFKAFTTRVGAGPLQNEISLKEAEQRGWVEYGTVTGRPRRAAPFNIDLAKRAVMLNGATQAAITKIDVLFPECRGGKSYSRLTKDAKMFIEKIESEIKIPVVLVGTGQDALEMVDLRRS encoded by the coding sequence ATGCCGTGCTCGGTCGTGGTTTGCGGGTTCTTCGGAGACACAGGCAAGGGCAAAGTCATTTCTTACTTGGCGTTAAAGGACAAGCTGGACATCACTGCCCGTGGAGGAGTTGGACCAAATGCTGGACACACGGTTGTTTTTGAGGGCAGGAAATACGGGCTTAGGATGTTGCCCAGCGCCTTCATGCAGAAGAAATGCCGCCTACTGATAGGACCCGGCGTTCTGATCAACCCGGAAATTTTGCTGCAAGAAGTTGAACAGACCAAGTCTAAGGGGAGAGTGGGCGTCGATCCCCAGTGTGCCATTATTGAAGCAAGGCATATTGAAGCAGACAAAGCTGGTCATCTTGCTCGAAACATAAAGACTACCGGCACAGGAACTGGACCTTGCAATGCTGAACGCGCGCTTAGAAAAGTCAAACTGGCAAGAGACGTGCCAGAGCTTCAGAAGCACTTGGCTGATGTTCCGCTGGAAGTTAACAGAGCCATTGATGAAGGAAAACACGTCTTAATCGAAGGTACTCAGGGCACTTATTTGTCGCTTTATCACGGTACATATCCATACGTCACTTCCAAGGATGTAACTGCTTCAGCTGCGTGCTCAGATGTAGGCGTCGGACCCAGCAAGATTGACGACGTTATAGTTGTGTTCAAAGCTTTCACGACACGAGTCGGAGCGGGACCGCTTCAAAACGAGATTTCATTGAAGGAAGCAGAACAACGCGGATGGGTAGAGTATGGAACAGTGACAGGCAGACCCCGTCGTGCCGCGCCTTTCAACATTGACCTAGCTAAGCGTGCGGTGATGCTAAACGGTGCAACTCAAGCGGCTATAACTAAGATTGATGTGTTATTTCCGGAATGCAGAGGAGGAAAATCATACAGTCGATTGACCAAAGATGCGAAGATGTTCATTGAAAAGATTGAAAGCGAGATCAAGATTCCAGTGGTTTTGGTGGGCACTGGACAAGACGCTTTGGAAATGGTGGATCTCAGACGTAGCTAG
- a CDS encoding SMC family ATPase codes for MRVESIELENIRSHTKTKIEFLRGFNCLVGGVGWGKSSVLYAIDFALFGDPIGRSYDYLLREGEDSGKVSLKFVHEGKTYAITRGMRKRGKGISQDWEQLKLTQDGTTVASVKSEAVAEQLKAITGLDKDLFREIVWVRQEQLKQLLDMTPRERQKRLDELFGLSDYEVGWTNLQGIQREYEGEKKAYERDPDIVIMDKLHTEYDKAVQEFVNIEAQIDGLKKKHAEAEKTLKEATERLQGLEELRKQTEELRRNEAQLKTSIENAADNITRLADEIKQKTSNIDGVNEKLQSFETELKTHRERLKQAGLNPDQTPDELRKHLQTLEEQLRILGGEKEASRKEIQEAWKKISTLTAESKCPLCSQDLSSEYKTNLLDRLNKGNAEGEQKLAELQKSLEKLDEMRDLISTVERNMQMTVPKIEDLQNRISDEQQQLDRLSKEFEEKQLLEKSLHEKLSTVQAEITKFDLTLLDTARMMRDQAFVEFSDVKNKLETTKNRKNDLAGRMEEFKQRLDNAQEKLERKQRIEKLLETTVGVRDAYRSIQPKMRSEFVTYLQRMIQQSLDELVGGVGPALIVKVDDTYSPVVKGEEGFEREVANLSGGERTLLAFAYRLGMGQLIMQSRTGHGLYMMLLDEPTESLGPEDGSIDRLAEAVSRLKAIEQIIAVTHSEVFAEKAEHVIRVEKEAGISHVTPGK; via the coding sequence ATGCGAGTTGAATCAATCGAACTAGAGAACATCAGGTCACATACAAAGACCAAAATCGAATTTCTGCGAGGATTCAACTGCCTAGTCGGCGGAGTAGGCTGGGGCAAATCCAGCGTGCTTTACGCCATCGACTTCGCCTTGTTCGGCGACCCGATCGGCAGAAGCTATGATTATCTCTTACGAGAAGGCGAAGACTCAGGCAAAGTATCGCTCAAATTCGTTCATGAAGGCAAAACATACGCAATCACGCGGGGCATGAGAAAACGCGGCAAAGGCATAAGCCAAGACTGGGAACAACTAAAGCTCACGCAAGACGGCACCACCGTAGCCAGCGTCAAAAGTGAAGCCGTGGCAGAACAGCTGAAAGCCATAACAGGCTTGGACAAAGACCTGTTCCGCGAAATCGTCTGGGTTCGTCAAGAGCAGCTGAAGCAATTATTGGACATGACTCCACGTGAACGTCAAAAACGACTAGACGAATTGTTCGGATTATCTGATTATGAAGTGGGCTGGACGAACCTGCAGGGCATTCAGAGAGAATACGAAGGTGAAAAGAAAGCCTACGAACGCGACCCCGACATCGTCATAATGGACAAACTCCACACAGAATACGACAAAGCTGTGCAAGAATTCGTCAACATCGAAGCCCAAATTGATGGACTGAAGAAAAAACACGCTGAAGCAGAGAAAACATTGAAGGAAGCAACAGAAAGGCTTCAAGGCTTGGAAGAGCTACGCAAGCAAACCGAAGAACTACGGCGAAACGAAGCACAGTTGAAAACCAGCATTGAAAACGCCGCAGACAACATCACACGACTAGCAGACGAAATCAAACAGAAAACAAGCAACATAGACGGCGTCAACGAAAAACTACAGTCATTCGAAACAGAGCTAAAAACACACCGCGAAAGACTCAAGCAAGCAGGCTTAAACCCAGACCAAACGCCTGACGAACTGAGAAAACACCTTCAAACCTTAGAAGAGCAACTGCGCATCCTTGGAGGAGAGAAAGAAGCCTCACGCAAAGAGATACAGGAAGCATGGAAAAAAATCTCCACCCTAACCGCTGAAAGCAAATGCCCACTATGCTCACAAGACCTGTCTTCGGAGTACAAGACGAATCTGCTGGACCGACTGAACAAGGGCAACGCTGAAGGAGAACAAAAACTTGCTGAGCTTCAGAAAAGCCTTGAAAAACTCGACGAAATGCGAGACCTAATCAGCACTGTTGAACGAAACATGCAAATGACTGTGCCCAAGATTGAGGATCTCCAAAACCGCATTTCCGATGAACAGCAACAGCTTGACAGGCTTTCAAAAGAGTTCGAGGAAAAACAGCTACTTGAAAAGTCGCTGCATGAGAAACTGAGTACAGTGCAGGCGGAAATCACGAAGTTTGACCTCACTCTGTTAGACACGGCTCGCATGATGAGAGACCAAGCCTTCGTCGAGTTCTCAGACGTCAAAAACAAGCTCGAAACGACGAAGAACCGAAAAAACGACTTAGCAGGCAGAATGGAAGAATTCAAGCAACGATTAGACAATGCGCAGGAGAAGCTTGAGCGGAAACAGCGCATTGAAAAGCTGTTGGAAACAACCGTTGGAGTCCGCGACGCCTACCGAAGCATCCAACCCAAAATGCGAAGCGAGTTTGTAACCTATCTTCAACGCATGATTCAGCAATCCTTAGACGAACTTGTTGGCGGAGTAGGCCCAGCACTTATCGTGAAAGTCGACGACACGTATTCACCTGTCGTGAAAGGTGAAGAAGGCTTTGAACGCGAAGTTGCGAATCTTTCAGGCGGAGAGCGCACCCTCTTAGCCTTCGCCTATCGATTGGGCATGGGCCAACTCATAATGCAGTCACGGACCGGTCACGGGCTTTACATGATGCTTCTCGACGAACCCACGGAAAGCCTAGGACCCGAAGACGGCTCCATCGACCGCCTAGCAGAAGCAGTATCGAGGCTCAAAGCAATCGAGCAGATAATCGCAGTCACGCACAGCGAGGTCTTCGCCGAAAAAGCCGAACACGTGATACGAGTGGAGAAGGAAGCAGGCATAAGCCACGTGACACCAGGAAAATAA
- a CDS encoding ABC transporter ATP-binding protein, protein MDNVSLQIYDKEYFSLLGPSGCGKTTLLRMIAGLVDPSEGEIYIDNKLVNKLPPEDRGIGFVFQTYALFPHMDVWDNVTYGPRVKAWEENKSESIGREMLEMVRLHERKDALPHELSGGMMQRVALSRALAAGAKLLLLDEPLGALDAKIRFELRYEVRKLVKDLGLTAIHVTHDQGEAMAISDRIAVMKKGGILQVGTPQELYMNPRHIFVANFIGENNFLEGHVTKTTDNVIQIELRGGLTASGSDTSIKEGERVVLAVRPETFTIEKGQKKRTNSLIGVVERVRYEGTNVRYEVRLENEDLVVVVRPSLMEEWFSAGDKVTLSFSSGKSYVFPYPSRGLREELAVE, encoded by the coding sequence GTGGACAACGTCAGCCTCCAAATTTATGATAAAGAGTATTTTTCGTTGCTGGGTCCAAGCGGGTGCGGCAAAACCACTCTGTTACGCATGATAGCAGGCTTGGTTGATCCCAGCGAAGGCGAAATTTACATCGACAACAAGTTAGTCAATAAGTTGCCGCCTGAAGACCGAGGCATAGGCTTCGTGTTTCAGACCTACGCGCTATTTCCACATATGGATGTCTGGGACAACGTAACTTATGGACCAAGGGTGAAGGCTTGGGAGGAAAACAAAAGCGAAAGCATCGGGCGCGAAATGCTGGAAATGGTGCGTCTCCATGAACGGAAAGACGCTTTGCCCCATGAGCTCAGCGGCGGAATGATGCAGCGTGTTGCGTTGTCAAGGGCGCTGGCGGCGGGAGCCAAACTGCTCCTCTTAGATGAGCCATTGGGCGCTTTGGACGCCAAGATTCGGTTTGAACTTCGATATGAAGTGAGGAAACTTGTCAAGGACTTGGGCTTAACAGCCATTCATGTAACGCATGATCAAGGTGAAGCCATGGCGATTTCAGATAGAATCGCCGTGATGAAGAAGGGTGGAATTCTGCAGGTTGGAACCCCTCAGGAGTTATACATGAATCCCCGGCACATTTTTGTAGCCAATTTCATTGGAGAGAACAACTTTCTCGAAGGCCATGTCACAAAGACCACCGATAATGTTATCCAGATTGAACTACGTGGCGGGCTTACCGCGTCAGGTTCAGATACATCTATCAAGGAAGGCGAACGTGTGGTTTTGGCGGTTCGCCCAGAAACCTTTACAATCGAAAAGGGACAGAAGAAAAGGACCAATTCGTTGATTGGAGTTGTTGAAAGGGTGAGGTACGAGGGTACGAACGTGCGTTACGAGGTTAGGCTGGAAAACGAAGACCTTGTTGTGGTTGTGCGGCCATCTCTCATGGAGGAATGGTTTAGCGCAGGTGACAAGGTCACGCTTAGCTTTTCAAGCGGGAAAAGTTATGTGTTCCCATATCCAAGTCGAGGATTAAGGGAGGAATTAGCTGTTGAGTGA